In Candidatus Margulisiibacteriota bacterium, a genomic segment contains:
- a CDS encoding Nif3-like dinuclear metal center hexameric protein, protein MLKVSSIVNYLEEKYPSKFSFEWDNCGLQIGTRDREVSKALLCLTLTSAIIEKAISEKVDLIVTHHPLIFKPLTMIDTSKYWGKNIELLLKNEICVYSLHTNFDVNVNGVSDVLAEKYGFTKTKVLSPMFTDLYKIVTYIPKDKFEEFKGKFLELNVGNLGNYSHCSFSTSGEGTFLPNSEASPFIGQNGVLEKVDEIKIETIVKDTDLDKVVSTMKSFHPYEEPAYDVFSIKNKDKSIGLGRYVVLDEEKRVEDFLSVFNGHLYGNVSLDRKVKRIAFSGGSGASLVAKVAAMDIDLFITGDIDYHTAVDAEELGLSILDIGHYESEMPAMYYLKSILTDKFSEIEFVI, encoded by the coding sequence ATGCTTAAAGTGTCTTCAATTGTCAATTATTTAGAAGAAAAATACCCAAGCAAGTTTTCTTTTGAATGGGACAATTGTGGCCTTCAGATTGGAACTAGAGATAGAGAAGTCTCCAAAGCATTGTTGTGCCTTACGCTTACTTCTGCAATTATAGAGAAAGCTATTTCAGAAAAAGTAGACTTAATTGTGACGCATCATCCATTAATTTTTAAACCATTAACAATGATAGATACCTCAAAATATTGGGGAAAAAATATTGAGTTGCTTTTAAAAAATGAAATATGTGTATACTCTTTACATACAAATTTTGATGTTAATGTTAATGGCGTTAGTGATGTTTTAGCTGAGAAGTATGGTTTTACCAAAACAAAAGTATTAAGTCCAATGTTTACTGATTTGTATAAAATAGTAACATATATTCCAAAGGATAAATTTGAAGAATTTAAAGGAAAATTTCTTGAGTTAAATGTAGGCAATCTTGGGAATTATTCGCACTGTTCTTTTAGTACATCAGGTGAAGGAACTTTTTTGCCAAATAGTGAGGCGAGTCCATTTATTGGTCAAAACGGGGTCTTGGAAAAAGTAGATGAAATCAAGATAGAAACTATTGTAAAAGATACTGATTTGGACAAAGTGGTGTCTACAATGAAATCGTTTCATCCTTATGAAGAGCCTGCGTATGATGTTTTCTCAATAAAAAATAAAGATAAGAGCATTGGACTTGGACGTTATGTTGTTTTAGATGAAGAAAAAAGAGTTGAGGATTTTTTGTCAGTTTTTAATGGACATTTATATGGCAATGTTAGTTTAGATCGAAAAGTTAAAAGGATTGCGTTTAGTGGTGGTAGTGGAGCAAGCTTAGTGGCGAAAGTTGCAGCTATGGATATAGATTTATTTATAACAGGAGATATCGATTATCATACTGCAGTAGATGCTGAAGAGCTTGGCCTTTCTATTTTGGACATTGGTCATTATGAGAGCGAGATGCCAGCTATGTATTACTTGAAGTCTATTTTGACTGATAAGTTTTCAGAAATAGAATTTGTAATTTAG
- a CDS encoding DNA polymerase IV produces MDNRPLSIIHWPQAILHLDGDSFFASVEKALNPLLRDKPVVTGQERGIASSMSYEAKKLGITRGMPISKIKRDFPECIVVAGNYEAYSMFATKIFTIMRRYTPAVEEYSIDEAFADITGLRKMHNCSYKEIAIKMQKDIMEELNISVSVGVSLSKTLAKLCSNFRKPFGITCVDGTNIHILLQKTPIEKVWGIGKNTAAFLKKFDCHTAYDFIKKDYLFVNSYLDKKEREIYNELKGEHLYKIKTGRKSTYQSISKAKTFTPTKDKETILSQLYKNIEDACAKSRKYNLAATKITIITKTQLFFTNGQKITLSSPSSSASEIYKLIEPILPSLFVNGTIYRQTACVLSDLTADSSAQLSLFEDNIKIAKIEKLNKTVDNLNKKFGYSTIHLAKSLKARSLYTREFSIPKLNISV; encoded by the coding sequence ATGGATAATAGACCCCTAAGTATTATTCATTGGCCACAAGCAATACTACATCTAGATGGTGACAGCTTCTTTGCCTCTGTAGAAAAAGCACTAAACCCTTTATTAAGAGATAAACCGGTCGTCACCGGTCAAGAACGCGGAATAGCCTCTTCCATGAGTTACGAAGCTAAAAAACTTGGGATAACCAGAGGTATGCCTATAAGTAAAATCAAAAGAGACTTTCCAGAATGCATAGTTGTTGCTGGCAATTACGAAGCATATTCCATGTTCGCAACAAAAATCTTCACCATCATGCGACGTTACACTCCAGCAGTTGAAGAATATTCTATAGACGAAGCCTTTGCGGACATAACCGGACTAAGAAAAATGCATAACTGTAGCTACAAAGAGATAGCCATCAAAATGCAAAAAGATATAATGGAAGAACTAAACATCTCTGTCTCGGTAGGAGTAAGCCTCTCTAAAACATTAGCTAAACTCTGCTCTAACTTTAGAAAACCTTTTGGCATAACCTGTGTAGACGGCACTAATATTCATATTTTATTACAAAAGACACCTATTGAAAAAGTATGGGGAATAGGAAAAAACACCGCCGCCTTCCTAAAAAAATTTGATTGCCATACAGCCTATGATTTTATTAAAAAAGATTACCTCTTTGTAAATAGCTATTTGGACAAAAAAGAACGAGAAATATATAACGAACTAAAAGGCGAACATCTATATAAAATTAAAACAGGAAGAAAGTCCACCTATCAAAGTATAAGTAAGGCTAAAACATTTACCCCTACCAAAGATAAAGAAACTATTCTCTCTCAACTATACAAAAACATCGAAGATGCTTGTGCTAAAAGTAGAAAATATAATCTTGCAGCCACGAAAATAACAATCATAACCAAAACACAGTTATTCTTTACTAATGGCCAAAAAATAACACTATCAAGTCCCTCCTCCTCTGCTAGCGAAATATATAAACTAATAGAACCAATTCTTCCTTCGCTGTTTGTAAACGGAACTATTTATCGTCAAACTGCTTGTGTATTATCAGACCTAACAGCCGACAGCAGTGCTCAGCTATCTCTTTTTGAAGATAATATAAAAATAGCCAAAATAGAAAAACTAAACAAAACAGTAGACAATTTGAACAAAAAATTTGGATACAGCACCATTCATCTAGCTAAAAGTTTAAAAGCAAGAAGTTTATATACCAGAGAATTCTCTATACCAAAACTAAATATATCTGTTTGA
- a CDS encoding LexA family transcriptional regulator — protein MNIKKALEKLKDFYKKNDRLPSLGEIAKLFNYSSRNSAVYLVNKLIENNIIEKDPSTGKLLTTPLFHNRIKLLGSVAAGFPTAEEEELQGTISLEEFLIDKPTATFMLEVKGDSMIEAGILPKDMVLVEKGRLAKSGDIVIAEVDGEWTMKYLRKSKGKTYLQAANPNYPDIHPEKTLNITGVVISTCRKYG, from the coding sequence ATGAACATCAAAAAAGCCCTAGAAAAATTAAAAGATTTCTACAAAAAAAACGATAGACTACCAAGCCTTGGTGAAATAGCTAAGCTATTTAATTATTCATCTCGTAATTCTGCAGTCTATTTAGTAAACAAATTAATCGAAAATAATATCATCGAAAAAGACCCCTCGACCGGCAAGCTACTCACAACCCCCCTCTTCCATAATAGAATTAAACTATTAGGATCTGTAGCTGCCGGTTTTCCGACTGCGGAAGAAGAAGAGCTACAAGGAACAATCTCCCTAGAAGAGTTTTTGATAGATAAACCAACCGCTACCTTTATGTTAGAAGTAAAAGGTGATTCTATGATAGAAGCAGGAATATTACCCAAAGACATGGTATTGGTAGAAAAAGGCCGTTTAGCAAAAAGTGGAGATATTGTAATAGCAGAAGTCGATGGTGAGTGGACGATGAAGTATCTTCGCAAATCTAAAGGCAAAACTTATCTACAAGCAGCTAATCCCAACTATCCAGACATCCATCCTGAAAAAACTCTCAATATTACTGGCGTTGTTATTAGCACCTGTCGAAAATATGGATAA
- a CDS encoding GIY-YIG nuclease family protein, translating to MIGWKVIYKITYPNNKIYIGKDLTDSINYFGSASDELIEKDFTREDRKNFIIKKEILWESNIATNQEVNNKEVELILQYKSNNPEFGYNQWPKYKCEF from the coding sequence ATGATAGGTTGGAAAGTAATATACAAAATCACATATCCAAATAATAAGATCTATATTGGAAAAGATTTAACTGATAGCATTAATTACTTTGGAAGTGCCTCAGATGAATTAATAGAAAAAGATTTTACCAGAGAAGATAGGAAGAATTTTATCATTAAAAAAGAAATTCTTTGGGAATCAAATATTGCTACTAACCAAGAAGTAAACAATAAAGAAGTAGAATTAATTTTACAGTATAAATCTAATAACCCTGAGTTTGGATATAATCAATGGCCCAAATATAAGTGTGAATTTTAA
- a CDS encoding type II toxin-antitoxin system RelB/DinJ family antitoxin, whose translation MSPKVKTKHKDAYIKTRIEPELKFQAERVIKALGLTTTQAVALFYRQILLNKGLPFDVKIPNKETLEVFERTDKGEDLTEYNSVDEFFEEMGI comes from the coding sequence ATGAGTCCAAAAGTAAAAACAAAACATAAAGATGCTTATATTAAAACCAGAATTGAACCAGAATTAAAGTTTCAAGCTGAAAGGGTTATAAAAGCTCTTGGACTTACAACTACTCAAGCAGTCGCATTATTCTATAGACAAATATTATTAAATAAAGGATTGCCTTTTGATGTGAAAATACCTAACAAAGAAACATTAGAAGTTTTTGAGAGAACCGATAAGGGAGAGGACTTAACTGAATATAATAGCGTAGATGAGTTTTTTGAAGAAATGGGAATATAA
- a CDS encoding type II toxin-antitoxin system YafQ family toxin, protein MLKPFFTGKFKKDFKFMIEKRKRNVSKIKTIITQLQNQELLETKHKDHKLMGDFEGRRECHIEPDWLLVYKIDKQTIIFERTGTHSDLFK, encoded by the coding sequence GTGTTAAAACCTTTTTTTACAGGAAAATTTAAGAAAGACTTTAAGTTTATGATTGAGAAACGAAAGCGCAATGTAAGTAAAATAAAAACAATTATTACTCAACTACAAAATCAAGAACTTTTAGAAACAAAGCACAAAGATCATAAACTTATGGGTGATTTTGAAGGACGAAGAGAATGTCATATAGAGCCAGATTGGCTATTAGTATATAAAATAGATAAACAAACAATTATATTTGAAAGAACTGGAACGCATTCGGATTTATTTAAGTAA
- the argC gene encoding N-acetyl-gamma-glutamyl-phosphate reductase, translated as MKNIAIVGATGYTGSELIRLLSKHKQAKVVCITSTSQTGISIKSLYPTLDSELVLEEYSVEKMKLLKIDLVFLATPHGTSMQFAAELLANNIKVVDLSADFRFADPSVYEKKYPKHSHPELCKEAVYGLTEVYREEVAKANLIGNPGCYVTSVLLPMLPIKDKVFDIISDSKSGVSGAGVKVEAQMKKFVELEDFKAYGISSHRHQIEIETYLDATIEFTPHLLPIDRGILSTIYFKSKSSLEELQTILDNFYKGEPFAIFLKEGDPKISDVAWTNKCVFKLYKGTKENSFIMVSVIDNLTKGASGQAIQNMNVMYGFNETESLI; from the coding sequence ATGAAAAACATCGCAATAGTTGGAGCAACAGGTTACACAGGTTCAGAGCTTATTAGACTGCTTTCTAAACACAAGCAGGCGAAAGTAGTATGTATTACGTCTACTAGCCAAACTGGTATTTCTATAAAGAGTTTATACCCAACACTGGATAGCGAATTAGTGTTAGAAGAGTATTCTGTAGAAAAGATGAAATTACTCAAAATTGATTTAGTTTTTCTGGCAACACCGCATGGAACTTCTATGCAGTTTGCAGCTGAACTATTAGCTAATAATATTAAAGTTGTAGACCTTAGTGCTGATTTTCGTTTTGCTGACCCATCAGTATATGAAAAGAAGTACCCAAAACACTCTCATCCTGAGCTGTGCAAAGAAGCAGTGTATGGATTAACAGAGGTTTATCGTGAGGAGGTTGCTAAGGCTAACCTTATAGGTAATCCGGGTTGTTATGTGACTTCCGTCTTATTACCAATGCTTCCTATTAAGGATAAAGTTTTTGATATTATTTCAGATTCTAAGAGTGGAGTGTCCGGTGCAGGCGTTAAAGTTGAAGCACAGATGAAGAAGTTTGTGGAATTAGAAGATTTTAAGGCATATGGAATAAGTAGTCACCGTCATCAGATAGAGATAGAAACTTATTTAGATGCGACAATCGAGTTTACTCCTCATTTATTACCAATAGATCGTGGTATCCTTTCTACGATTTATTTTAAATCTAAAAGTTCACTAGAAGAACTTCAGACTATTTTAGATAATTTTTATAAGGGCGAACCCTTTGCTATATTTTTAAAAGAAGGCGATCCGAAAATCTCTGATGTGGCTTGGACTAATAAATGTGTATTTAAATTATATAAGGGCACCAAAGAGAATAGCTTTATTATGGTTAGTGTGATTGATAATCTTACCAAAGGAGCCTCTGGTCAGGCTATACAGAATATGAATGTCATGTATGGTTTTAACGAAACTGAATCGTTAATTTAG
- a CDS encoding TfoX/Sxy family protein, with protein MVTDSDFIQYLEEQLADTNNVFFRKMFGEYAIYCDEKVVALVCDNQLFIKPTVAGREYLEEVIEEPPYIGSKNYFLIGDRLEDREWLSELVRITANELPLPKPKKPKKKN; from the coding sequence ATGGTCACTGATTCTGATTTTATTCAATATTTAGAAGAACAGCTAGCTGATACCAACAACGTCTTTTTTCGTAAGATGTTTGGCGAATATGCTATTTATTGTGATGAAAAAGTCGTAGCGCTTGTTTGTGATAATCAATTGTTTATTAAGCCCACTGTGGCTGGAAGAGAGTATTTGGAAGAAGTAATAGAAGAACCTCCTTATATTGGGTCTAAAAATTATTTTTTGATAGGCGATAGATTAGAAGATAGGGAATGGTTAAGTGAGCTGGTTCGTATTACGGCAAACGAATTGCCTTTGCCTAAGCCCAAAAAACCTAAAAAGAAAAACTAG
- a CDS encoding Fic family protein, with amino-acid sequence MNYSQKLKLLQEYLGLTQQQLADKFGVSFPTMNSWLHGKSVPRKSKQKYIHEEYINIFGESSSVSINDARINLIEDARRKNNFLGVINKQKDIRDSLVLALTYHTDKIEGSTLTMRETQVVLFENQTVNKSLIEQLEAKNHQTAWNFLLKQISDKTFALDEKFILKLHAILMNGILEDAGCYRNHPVRIVGSRTVTANYMKVPILIEELVSDINKKPDDFLNHCAGIHSRFEQIHPFGDGNGRIGRLLLQAMLLNNNYPPAIVEQDKKIRYYEGLEKSQIKYEYYLLVELIIESLLVGLKIIIIK; translated from the coding sequence ATGAATTATTCACAAAAACTTAAACTATTACAAGAATACCTAGGCCTAACTCAGCAACAGCTTGCTGATAAGTTTGGTGTTAGTTTTCCAACGATGAACAGTTGGTTGCATGGTAAGTCCGTACCACGTAAATCGAAACAAAAATATATACATGAAGAATATATAAATATTTTTGGAGAAAGTTCATCTGTATCTATAAATGATGCCAGAATAAACTTAATTGAGGACGCGAGAAGAAAGAATAATTTTTTAGGAGTTATTAATAAACAAAAAGACATTAGAGATTCTTTAGTGTTAGCTCTTACCTATCATACAGATAAAATAGAAGGTAGTACTCTTACAATGAGGGAAACTCAGGTTGTTTTGTTTGAAAACCAAACAGTAAATAAGAGTTTAATTGAACAATTAGAAGCAAAAAATCACCAAACAGCTTGGAATTTTTTATTAAAACAGATATCCGATAAAACGTTTGCTTTAGATGAAAAGTTTATCTTGAAGTTGCACGCTATATTAATGAATGGAATTTTAGAGGATGCTGGTTGTTATAGAAACCATCCGGTTAGAATTGTTGGTTCTCGTACTGTTACGGCTAATTATATGAAAGTGCCAATATTAATTGAAGAACTTGTTTCTGATATTAACAAGAAGCCTGATGACTTTTTAAATCACTGTGCTGGGATTCATAGTAGATTTGAACAAATTCATCCGTTTGGTGATGGAAATGGTAGAATTGGAAGACTGTTATTACAAGCTATGCTTCTTAATAATAACTATCCACCTGCTATTGTTGAGCAAGATAAGAAGATTCGGTATTATGAGGGTTTAGAAAAAAGTCAGATTAAGTACGAATATTACTTATTAGTAGAACTTATTATTGAAAGTTTATTGGTAGGATTAAAGATAATTATAATAAAATAA
- a CDS encoding UPF0182 family protein, whose protein sequence is MTIIYVYVALAVFFLGVPMLKGLINLYPEYLWQLDLGYQNVFIKMLVCKWSVFLALSLIAAVVIFINIKLALIIRKRMLKAPEVVTSENKKFDIFSQVNIFSVVGKLSIVGWLPIIISLVIGMLVSSLWFIQWDKILLYLSQQSFGSADPIFHKDVGFYFFSYPLLLIIKNWLLSILVSIMVAVGLIYAHYKAFSLKGLSLKVHSGVRIHTSFLLACLFGLIAWGYQLSMYDMLFSPSGIVYGAGYTDVHASLLGLKLSLLLAIVVAVLFLVNIFRQAVVLPVVAVVVLFVVYMFMRGFYPSLMSQFIVKPNEIEKERPFIQYSIDYTRKAYGLDKIYERDINIAENLSAQDLKNNVDTIDNVRLWDTRPLLKTLSQLQEIRLYYDFNDVDVDRYWINGKYQQVMLSARELDADKLPVRAQNWINQKLTYTHGYGLVMMPVNKISREGLPEFYVYDIPHKSNIDLEMKNLSIYFGESTNKYIITNTTAKEFDYPAGESNQYTDYKSDKGIKLDSFWKKLVFAIKFNDLKILISEYIKPESKVIFDRNIMTRVRKIAPFLVYDKDPYAVVVNGQLYWFLDAYTISDKYPYSNPFYGQYNYIRNSVKVIINAYTGQTDFYIVDKEPVIMAYSKIFPDLFKPVSELGKEFIAHFRYPCDLFSVQAKMYASYHMTEPQVFYNQEDLWVIPNETYENDTRPVEPYYINMKLPEDDTLTFRLMLPFTPAKKNNMIGWMSANCDPENYGNLTVYNLPKEQLIYGPMQIESRIDQDTEISQQLTLWGQLGTRVIRGNLLVIPIGTSFLYVEPIYLQATQSKFPELKRIIVAYKNSLSMEATFEEALATVLKLETPTAVKGLKIGGEKPQKASINELISRAKGYYQKAEKSIKQGDWKAYGDNINNLGNTIEELEKNK, encoded by the coding sequence ATGACTATTATTTATGTTTATGTTGCGTTAGCTGTATTTTTCTTAGGTGTTCCGATGCTTAAGGGGCTTATTAATCTTTATCCTGAATATTTGTGGCAATTGGATTTAGGTTATCAAAATGTATTTATTAAAATGCTAGTCTGTAAATGGTCTGTCTTTTTGGCCTTATCCTTAATAGCAGCTGTTGTAATTTTTATTAACATTAAGCTTGCTTTAATTATTCGAAAGAGAATGCTTAAGGCACCAGAGGTAGTAACTTCTGAAAACAAGAAGTTTGATATTTTCTCACAAGTTAATATTTTTTCTGTAGTAGGTAAGCTAAGCATTGTTGGTTGGTTGCCAATTATTATTTCATTAGTGATTGGTATGTTGGTTAGCTCTCTTTGGTTTATTCAATGGGATAAAATATTGTTATATTTAAGCCAACAATCTTTTGGTTCGGCTGATCCTATTTTTCATAAAGATGTTGGGTTTTACTTTTTTTCTTATCCACTTCTGTTAATAATCAAAAATTGGTTATTAAGCATTTTAGTTTCAATTATGGTAGCCGTAGGTCTTATTTATGCTCACTATAAAGCTTTTTCCTTAAAAGGTCTTAGTTTAAAGGTACATTCTGGAGTAAGAATTCACACAAGCTTTTTGTTAGCTTGTTTATTTGGATTAATTGCTTGGGGTTATCAGTTAAGTATGTATGATATGCTTTTTTCTCCTTCAGGCATTGTCTATGGCGCTGGCTATACTGATGTTCATGCAAGCTTGCTTGGATTAAAGCTGTCGCTTCTGTTGGCAATAGTTGTAGCTGTTTTATTTTTAGTTAATATCTTTAGGCAGGCTGTTGTTCTGCCTGTTGTTGCAGTTGTTGTCCTTTTTGTAGTTTATATGTTTATGCGAGGTTTCTATCCTTCGTTAATGAGCCAGTTTATAGTAAAGCCAAATGAAATAGAAAAAGAAAGACCTTTTATTCAATATAGTATTGATTACACTAGGAAAGCTTATGGCTTAGATAAAATATATGAGAGAGATATAAATATAGCAGAGAACCTTTCAGCTCAAGATCTTAAAAATAATGTAGATACTATAGATAATGTTAGATTGTGGGATACTCGACCGTTGCTTAAAACTTTATCTCAATTACAAGAAATTAGGCTTTATTATGACTTTAATGACGTAGATGTTGATAGGTATTGGATAAATGGAAAATATCAGCAGGTGATGCTCTCAGCGAGAGAACTTGATGCCGATAAATTGCCAGTAAGAGCACAAAACTGGATAAATCAGAAACTTACCTATACTCATGGTTATGGGTTGGTAATGATGCCAGTAAATAAGATTTCTAGAGAAGGATTACCTGAATTTTACGTTTATGATATTCCCCACAAGTCTAATATAGACTTAGAGATGAAAAATCTTTCAATTTATTTTGGAGAATCTACCAATAAATATATTATAACAAACACAACAGCCAAAGAATTTGATTATCCAGCAGGTGAGAGCAATCAATATACTGATTATAAAAGTGATAAAGGAATAAAATTAGATAGTTTTTGGAAGAAGCTAGTTTTTGCAATCAAATTTAATGATTTGAAGATTCTTATTTCTGAATACATCAAGCCGGAGAGTAAGGTTATTTTTGACAGAAATATTATGACTAGGGTTAGAAAAATAGCTCCTTTTCTAGTTTATGATAAGGACCCATATGCTGTTGTTGTTAATGGTCAATTATATTGGTTCTTGGATGCTTATACTATCTCTGATAAATATCCATATTCGAATCCATTTTATGGTCAATACAATTACATAAGAAACTCAGTAAAAGTTATTATAAATGCTTATACTGGTCAAACCGATTTCTATATAGTTGATAAAGAGCCAGTAATTATGGCGTATAGTAAAATATTTCCAGATTTATTTAAGCCTGTTAGTGAATTAGGCAAAGAATTTATTGCTCATTTTCGTTATCCTTGTGACTTGTTTTCAGTCCAAGCAAAAATGTATGCTTCATACCATATGACAGAACCACAAGTTTTTTATAACCAAGAAGATCTATGGGTAATACCTAATGAAACGTATGAAAACGATACAAGGCCCGTTGAGCCATACTATATAAACATGAAGCTGCCAGAGGATGATACTCTTACTTTTCGACTAATGCTTCCATTTACCCCAGCTAAGAAAAATAACATGATTGGTTGGATGAGCGCAAATTGTGACCCTGAGAATTATGGAAACTTAACAGTTTATAATTTGCCTAAAGAACAGCTTATTTATGGACCAATGCAGATTGAGTCTAGAATAGACCAAGATACTGAGATCTCTCAACAACTTACTTTGTGGGGACAACTAGGAACTAGAGTTATTCGAGGTAATTTATTGGTTATCCCAATAGGAACTTCCTTTTTATATGTGGAACCTATTTATTTGCAAGCGACCCAATCTAAGTTTCCAGAGTTAAAAAGGATTATAGTGGCTTATAAAAACAGTTTATCAATGGAGGCTACCTTTGAAGAGGCATTGGCAACAGTTTTAAAACTGGAAACACCGACAGCAGTTAAGGGACTTAAAATAGGTGGCGAGAAACCACAAAAAGCTTCAATAAACGAATTGATATCTAGAGCTAAGGGTTATTATCAGAAAGCAGAAAAATCAATTAAGCAAGGTGACTGGAAAGCTTATGGAGATAATATTAACAACTTAGGAAATACTATTGAGGAATTAGAGAAAAACAAGTAA
- the icd gene encoding NADP-dependent isocitrate dehydrogenase has product MAEKIVVKDSKLLVPDEVIIPYIEGDGIGADITLAMKKVVDFACAKIDKKIEWLEIFAGEKALQKTGEWLPEDTLNKISEYIVAIKGPLTTPVGGGIRSLNVTLRQVLDLYVCLRPVRYFQGVPSPLKRPELTDMVIFRENTEDIYAGIEWASGTPEVKKIIDFLQKEMKVTKIRFPESSGIGIKPVSKEGTSRLVRAAISYAIEQDRSSVTLVHKGNIMKFTEGAFRDWGYQVAKEEFGAELIDGGPWMKMKNPNNGKEMIIKDVIADAFLQQILLRPEEYAVIATLNLNGDYISDALAACVGGIGIAPGANINYSTGVALFEATHGTAPKYANLDKVNPSSLILSAVMMLEHLGWQEAGKLIIDAMEKTISSKKVTYDLARLMDGATELSTSEFSDAICHNM; this is encoded by the coding sequence ATGGCTGAAAAGATAGTAGTAAAAGATTCAAAACTCCTTGTTCCAGACGAAGTTATTATTCCGTATATCGAAGGTGATGGCATCGGTGCTGACATAACCTTAGCAATGAAGAAGGTTGTTGATTTTGCCTGTGCAAAAATAGATAAAAAAATAGAATGGCTAGAAATATTTGCTGGAGAGAAGGCTTTACAAAAAACAGGCGAGTGGCTTCCAGAAGATACGCTTAATAAAATATCAGAATATATTGTTGCTATTAAAGGACCTCTTACTACGCCAGTTGGTGGTGGGATAAGAAGCTTGAATGTAACACTTAGACAAGTTTTAGATTTATATGTTTGTTTAAGACCAGTTAGATATTTTCAAGGAGTACCTTCTCCCTTAAAGAGGCCAGAGCTAACTGATATGGTTATTTTTAGAGAAAATACCGAAGATATCTATGCTGGAATAGAATGGGCAAGTGGAACGCCAGAAGTTAAGAAAATTATTGATTTTCTTCAAAAGGAAATGAAGGTAACTAAGATTAGATTTCCTGAATCATCTGGTATTGGGATTAAGCCTGTGTCTAAAGAGGGGACCTCCAGACTTGTTAGAGCTGCTATCAGCTATGCAATTGAACAAGACAGAAGCTCTGTGACTTTGGTTCATAAAGGAAATATTATGAAGTTTACAGAAGGAGCTTTCAGAGACTGGGGTTATCAAGTAGCTAAAGAAGAATTTGGCGCTGAGTTAATCGATGGCGGTCCTTGGATGAAAATGAAGAATCCTAATAATGGTAAAGAAATGATTATTAAAGACGTTATTGCCGATGCTTTTCTGCAACAGATACTGTTAAGACCAGAGGAATATGCTGTGATTGCGACATTAAATCTTAATGGAGATTATATTTCAGATGCTTTAGCTGCCTGTGTTGGTGGGATTGGAATTGCGCCAGGTGCAAATATTAATTATTCGACAGGAGTTGCTTTGTTTGAAGCTACGCATGGGACTGCTCCTAAATATGCAAATCTTGATAAAGTTAATCCCTCCTCTTTGATTTTGTCTGCAGTAATGATGTTAGAACATCTCGGTTGGCAAGAAGCTGGCAAGTTAATAATAGATGCTATGGAGAAGACTATTTCATCCAAGAAAGTTACCTACGATCTTGCTAGACTTATGGATGGTGCTACCGAATTGTCTACTTCTGAGTTCTCTGACGCTATCTGTCACAATATGTAA